CACTCAGCTCCTTGGGATCGGCACATCTGATCTTGTTCAGTGCCTCGGCATCTCGACGAATGACGGGATCATCCGCCAGAGCATCCAAGGTCCATCTCAGCGCCCGCCGCGCCGCCGGTTGCGCGTTGGCACCAATCAGTCGGAAGTAGCACCATCGGCCGTCCTTGCGCCGCTCGACCAGCCCGGCTTGAACCAGCAGATCCATGTGTTTGGACAGCGTCGCCGGAGCAAGCCGCAACAACTGGATGATGTGGCAAAGGCAGAGTTCGCCGCCCCGAAGGGCCAGCAGGGCCCGCACTCGCGTCTCGTCACCCAGGGCTTTTGTGATCGCCAGATACTCCTGCATGGCCGTATCCGCCAGAGCTTATACTTCGTCATCTAACGAAGTATAGATCGGCACCCGGCCTTTGGCAACCCCCGCCGACCGAAAGCCCAACCGGTCCACCGGCAGTCGCCGGGTCCCTGCACCGTGATGCCTTTTCCCGTCAAGATCTGCTGAGCATCTCGGCCGCATCCTCGATGCCGGTCTCCTCGGCGACCGTCAGAACATAGTTGTGAGTTGAGGCGTCGCGCAGTGGTTTGATTTCCGCGAACTCCGGGTCGTGTGAGAATCGGGTCAGGTCCGTGGGATCTTCGTAGGCGATGACGCCGCAGTATTCTTGATTGCAGGCACCCATGAATCGTGCCCGCGTCCGACCATAAAACAGGACGCGAGCATGGTGCCTTTCCAGGATCGGACGCACGCGGCGAAGGTACTCGGCGTAGACGGCTTCCTTGCCGGGAATGATGTCGAAGAGATTGAGCGCAATGATCATAGTCCTTTGCCCGACGGCATCGGGGACACCAGCACACAGTACCCCGGCCGAAAGGCCGATAGCATACGCATCCACCCGCTTTTGTCCAATTCCCGTCTTCCTCGCCGTGGCCAACCGGGTGCGTGACAGTCTGGGCGGGCATGCCGACCGGTCCAGGTTGGGCGATCAACATCTTCAGGGGGTCTTCCCGCCAAAGGCGGGCTGACAGGCCGGCCCTCATACGGCCGGTCGGTGGTCGCCCGCGGTTCTTTTTCCTTTCTATGGTCTCAGCCCTTTTCAACGGGCTTACTCGACAAGGACAAGCCTGCTGAAAAGGCTTCGATGGGGTGACACCGTGAAGGAGGAATTGGCCGACCGTGAACCAGTCGTAAAAGGACCGGCCTGTTTGCCCTTCGGGAAAGACCGCTGAAGTGCTCTGCTTTCGGCTCGCGTTCACGACAACCGGGTCAGCCGCCAGAAGTGCCGCCGCTTCTGTCACGCCCCCCTTCGCCTGCATCTGCGGAGGACTCGCTTGTTGAGGCCTGCCGGCAA
This genomic window from Phycisphaerae bacterium contains:
- a CDS encoding metalloregulator ArsR/SmtB family transcription factor codes for the protein MQEYLAITKALGDETRVRALLALRGGELCLCHIIQLLRLAPATLSKHMDLLVQAGLVERRKDGRWCYFRLIGANAQPAARRALRWTLDALADDPVIRRDAEALNKIRCADPKELSACYRSGKY
- a CDS encoding DUF1330 domain-containing protein, yielding MIIALNLFDIIPGKEAVYAEYLRRVRPILERHHARVLFYGRTRARFMGACNQEYCGVIAYEDPTDLTRFSHDPEFAEIKPLRDASTHNYVLTVAEETGIEDAAEMLSRS